In Serratia sp. FDAARGOS_506, a genomic segment contains:
- a CDS encoding GNAT family N-acetyltransferase encodes MEIITDLKRRDIDWQRLCELLESAGLGKRDPHTLQHVYQHSQFCYWGFIGDELIATAHAISDLTSVAYLADVAIDPHYQGQGLGRRLMDRVMQDLAPLGKIFIYSVPEKLAFYKKYGFHDLTTGMVYADGASLLRLQQGGYVR; translated from the coding sequence ATGGAAATTATCACCGATCTGAAACGCCGCGACATCGACTGGCAGCGGCTGTGTGAGTTGCTCGAGTCTGCCGGGCTGGGCAAACGCGATCCGCACACGTTGCAACACGTTTACCAACACAGTCAGTTTTGCTATTGGGGGTTTATCGGCGATGAGCTGATAGCGACCGCACATGCCATCAGCGATCTGACCTCGGTCGCCTACCTGGCCGATGTGGCGATCGATCCGCATTATCAGGGGCAGGGATTGGGGCGCAGGTTGATGGATCGGGTGATGCAAGATTTGGCGCCGCTTGGCAAGATTTTCATCTATTCCGTACCGGAAAAACTGGCCTTTTATAAAAAGTATGGCTTTCACGATTTAACCACCGGCATGGTGTATGCGGACGGTGCCTCACTGCTGCGCCTGCAACAGGGAGGCTACGTGCGTTAA
- a CDS encoding LuxR C-terminal-related transcriptional regulator produces the protein MEIDIFSECAYTTVGIRQLIKQTWAEKRAPAGFSRKRVCFIDVTIANFEARYRVEYANPNTYKIVIITDCPHEMVIVDSKTIILSNLISLSRFSRLIDDLYKRYNHYTEPPQLSQRESLFLSEWSTGKSLTDISSAMNIRNKTANHYKSRIMKKLGASRIKPLLHITRVRCLTDRLNIRINKE, from the coding sequence ATGGAAATTGATATTTTCAGCGAGTGTGCCTATACCACTGTCGGCATCCGACAACTTATTAAGCAAACCTGGGCGGAAAAACGCGCACCGGCCGGTTTTAGCCGCAAAAGAGTCTGCTTTATCGATGTCACCATCGCCAATTTTGAAGCGCGTTATCGCGTTGAATATGCTAACCCCAATACCTACAAAATAGTCATTATCACCGACTGCCCGCATGAAATGGTGATTGTCGACAGCAAGACCATTATATTATCAAACCTTATATCATTGAGCCGTTTCAGCCGCCTTATCGACGATCTCTATAAGCGTTACAATCATTATACCGAGCCACCGCAACTCTCCCAGCGCGAGTCGCTTTTCCTCTCGGAATGGTCGACGGGGAAATCGCTGACCGACATCAGTAGTGCCATGAATATCAGAAATAAAACCGCCAATCATTACAAGTCACGAATCATGAAAAAACTCGGCGCCAGCCGGATAAAGCCGCTATTGCACATTACCCGCGTGCGCTGTTTAACCGATCGTTTAAACATAAGAATAAATAAAGAGTAA
- the ypfM gene encoding protein YpfM, with protein MVDRELGNWKDFIDEMLGN; from the coding sequence ATGGTTGATCGTGAATTAGGAAACTGGAAAGACTTCATTGATGAGATGTTGGGCAACTGA
- a CDS encoding GNAT family N-acetyltransferase: protein MKECHIEISDRVTPEITSCIAEGLDRFNDEHIGYGDRQTLAVVVKDPDSGEVLGGITGRSSLGLLFLDLFYLPKALRGAGLGSELLRRFEQEGRRRGCLSAVLYTISFQAPDFYQRHGWQRMGEVPCLPPGTSRVFMSKTL from the coding sequence GTGAAAGAATGTCATATCGAAATTTCCGATCGGGTAACACCGGAAATAACGTCCTGTATCGCGGAAGGGTTGGACCGTTTTAATGATGAACATATCGGCTATGGCGATCGTCAGACGCTGGCGGTGGTGGTAAAAGATCCCGACAGCGGGGAAGTTCTGGGGGGAATTACCGGGCGCTCATCACTAGGGCTGCTGTTTCTCGATCTTTTTTATTTGCCGAAAGCGCTGCGCGGCGCGGGGTTGGGCAGCGAGCTGTTGCGCCGCTTTGAGCAAGAGGGGCGCAGACGCGGTTGCCTTTCCGCCGTGTTGTACACCATCAGCTTTCAGGCGCCGGACTTTTATCAGCGGCATGGCTGGCAGCGTATGGGGGAGGTGCCTTGCTTGCCGCCAGGAACCAGCCGCGTCTTTATGAGCAAAACCTTGTGA